One Wyeomyia smithii strain HCP4-BCI-WySm-NY-G18 unplaced genomic scaffold, ASM2978416v1 HiC_scaffold_159, whole genome shotgun sequence genomic window, GATCTGGAAAGGACGAAAAAAATTTATCCACCTACAATTTTTCAGCACTGAACTTCTGATCAAAACCTTTGAATTCCACGATGCGAGCCAACCGTATCAGTGCGATATCGTTACTGAATTCGCGGCGATTGTATTTCGGATGGGTTATCGATGACTCAATCTGATAATCTTCGACCGGTTCAGCGCACTCTGTTTCTTCCCCCTCATCGCAGTCAATACAATCTTTTTCCTGATTTCTGGTGTGCTCTCCTAAACGGACATGATCTCTGCAACGTTATTGGATTTTTTGGGCGTTAGGTATCGGGGTGAAGTATTATACTTACATCTTCAGTGAGGAAGAATTTTTCCAACAATGTGCCGCAGTCAGGACGTACCGGTTACTGATTAACGATCCACCACATAAATCAACGAGCTCTCCATTTTTGTTGTATCTTAGTAAAGCCATCCAAGGATAGTCAAATACTTGTGTATCTTTACCGTTAGCGATTCGATCAGAAGATGACTGACCGCAATCAGATGGTAGCAGATTTATCGCTTGATCTGAACTCTTTACTTCTGGAGCCACCTCCTCCAGTTGACAGCAAATGCTACGCTCTACTCCCGGTATATTGCATGCCGCATTCCTAATATAGTTAGCATGGTTTTTCGAAGGCGGGTTTGGACTCTGCACAATTTCGTAGATATTTTGGCAGCGCTGGATTGCAACGCATAGTCCATCTTCATGTGAAGGTGTAATGCAGGGAGCATCTAAccagaaatatatatatatatatatatatatatatatatatatatatatatatatatatatatatatatatatatatatatatatatatatatatatatatatatatatatatatatatatatatatatatatatatatattggcagagctgtatgccaccacgggtcggtatttggcgattaccgtaggccacggaagtgctaactgcaagaacgcagtcccggaccatcagcgagagctagcctaggttgtggtgagactcaggcattgggccgccgaattctcacaaaagccacattatccggaagcagctctgacggagcgaatagtgccgctcccaccacccaaatgcactaattcgcccattgggattgatgccagtaagttcccaat contains:
- the LOC129733698 gene encoding serine protease grass-like, yielding GLCVAIQRCQNIYEIVQSPNPPSKNHANYIRNAACNIPGVERSICCQLEEVAPEVKSSDQAINLLPSDCGQSSSDRIANGKDTQVFDYPWMALLRYNKNGELVDLCGGSLISNRYVLTAAHCWKNSSSLKIDHVRLGEHTRNQEKDCIDCDEGEETECAEPVEDYQIESSITHPKYNRREFSNDIALIRLARIVEFKDHIRPICLPTSPELRSKQLDKYIVTGWGLTEK